A stretch of Roseovarius sp. M141 DNA encodes these proteins:
- a CDS encoding flagellar biosynthesis protein FlhB, which yields MSGQSDDAEKSLEPTQHKLDEARKKGELARSADLTAAAAYVGFLLTGLAVGSQSITYVSSLLMVMIDQAEGLADIIFDGHASAPIGGIIGAMGLGLIAWFTIPAGLALLSLFATRTLVFAPTKLALKGSRVNPISNAKNKFGASGLFEFAKSFVKLVVYSVSLGLFLNWRLPALQSALYAEPRGIGALLAQVLTEFMLIVCLVAIGIGVLDFLWQHFDHLRKNRMSHQEVRDEAKQQEGDPHMKSERRARGMRIAQDQMMADVPTADVIVVNPTHYAVALKWSRAPGAAPECVAKGVDHVALAIRDLAMQHGVPIRHDPPTARALHATTEIGQQIDPDHYRAVAAAIRFAETMRHRAKGRT from the coding sequence ATGTCAGGACAGTCCGACGATGCGGAAAAAAGCCTGGAGCCGACCCAGCACAAGCTGGATGAGGCACGCAAAAAGGGCGAACTTGCCAGATCTGCGGATCTCACCGCGGCGGCGGCCTATGTCGGCTTCCTGTTGACGGGACTGGCCGTCGGATCGCAATCAATCACCTACGTTTCGTCTTTGCTTATGGTTATGATCGATCAGGCGGAAGGCTTGGCAGATATCATCTTTGACGGCCATGCGTCGGCGCCGATCGGTGGTATCATCGGGGCTATGGGGCTGGGTCTTATTGCTTGGTTCACCATACCGGCGGGGCTGGCTCTGCTCAGTCTCTTTGCCACAAGAACGCTGGTTTTCGCCCCGACGAAGCTGGCCCTCAAAGGATCGCGGGTAAATCCTATCTCCAACGCGAAAAACAAATTTGGCGCGAGCGGGCTGTTTGAGTTCGCGAAAAGTTTCGTCAAGCTGGTGGTTTACTCCGTCAGTCTCGGGCTGTTTCTAAATTGGCGCCTGCCCGCGTTGCAAAGCGCCCTTTACGCCGAGCCGAGGGGCATTGGCGCACTGCTCGCGCAGGTGTTGACCGAATTCATGCTGATCGTCTGCCTCGTCGCAATCGGTATCGGCGTGCTCGATTTCCTGTGGCAGCATTTCGATCATCTCCGCAAAAATCGGATGTCGCATCAGGAGGTGCGCGATGAGGCGAAGCAGCAGGAGGGTGATCCGCACATGAAGAGCGAGCGACGCGCACGGGGCATGCGTATCGCACAGGATCAGATGATGGCCGATGTTCCGACGGCCGATGTGATTGTCGTCAACCCGACCCACTATGCTGTCGCGCTGAAATGGAGCCGCGCGCCGGGCGCAGCCCCGGAATGCGTGGCCAAGGGCGTCGACCATGTGGCGCTGGCCATCCGCGATCTGGCGATGCAGCACGGGGTGCCCATCCGTCACGATCCGCCCACGGCCCGCGCGCTTCACGCAACGACCGAGATTGGCCAGCAGATCGATCCCGACCATTACCGCGCCGTCGCTGCGGCGATCAGATTTGCCGAAACCATGCGGCACCGCGCAAAGGGCCGTACATGA
- a CDS encoding flagellar basal body-associated FliL family protein, which produces MRLLIPLILLLVGLGGGVGAGLALRPTPEAAALPPGKGGKNEAGVDAHATPSGTHSAAKDYRNSNHGGDTADNLEYIKLNNQFVVPIVTKDDVEAIIVMSLSLEIAAGQSETVYQREPKLRDEFLSVLFDHANMGGFRGTFTDTGKLSSLRNGLFSVAKNTLGPIVTAVLITDIARQDL; this is translated from the coding sequence ATGAGACTTCTCATACCCCTCATCCTATTACTGGTCGGCCTTGGCGGTGGGGTAGGCGCGGGCCTAGCCCTGCGCCCAACGCCGGAGGCCGCCGCGCTACCCCCGGGCAAGGGCGGAAAAAATGAAGCAGGCGTCGATGCGCATGCAACGCCCTCGGGCACCCATTCAGCCGCCAAGGATTATCGCAACTCGAATCACGGGGGCGACACTGCCGACAATTTGGAATACATCAAACTGAACAATCAGTTCGTCGTTCCCATCGTCACCAAGGACGATGTTGAAGCGATTATCGTGATGTCCCTCAGCCTTGAGATCGCGGCCGGCCAGTCAGAAACCGTCTATCAGCGCGAACCTAAGCTGCGAGACGAATTCCTGAGCGTCCTGTTCGATCACGCCAATATGGGCGGTTTTCGCGGCACCTTTACCGATACGGGAAAGCTGTCGTCGCTTCGCAACGGTCTGTTTAGCGTCGCAAAGAACACACTGGGACCGATTGTGACTGCTGTTCTCATCACCGATATCGCCCGTCAGGACTTGTAA